From the Nocardiopsis changdeensis genome, one window contains:
- a CDS encoding PLP-dependent aminotransferase family protein encodes MASRQGGAVRTAERSTSGGGTRRINGRLLARLIGEAPVERPYYLSIGRAVSGLVLDGRVPTNTRLPAERDLATALGVSRNTVTAAYSWLRDNRFLDSRQGAGSWTVLPDSGTGDPSPSPFLSGAAEHIDLGVAGPPAVEGLRDAAFRAAEQLAAHVGGLGYYPHGLPELRHAIARRYVERGLPTTPEQIFVTNGAQQGVALLLDLLVQPGDEVLVESPTYPHALDAVRRSGARVRTVGVTPQGWDMEYLVDAFRQWRPSLAYLIPDFHNPTGALMDDDERRVLVREARRAGAHLVVDESVAELAIDSGDLPAPVAAHDTDGRVITVGSVGKLLWGGLRVGWIRTTPPMVARLMAVRQRFDLAGAVLDQLTTTHLLADVMRIRAERSRWLRRNRDALLAALRDRLPDWRPNVPGGGLVLWAALPQPVASALSAAAVRHGVHPAAGPVFGSDGTLERYLRLSYTRPPDVLADAVDRLAAAYAETLAHPVQPHGRLYV; translated from the coding sequence ATGGCGTCACGACAGGGCGGCGCGGTCCGGACCGCGGAGCGCTCCACGTCCGGCGGCGGCACCCGCCGGATCAACGGCCGCCTGCTGGCCCGCCTCATCGGCGAGGCGCCGGTGGAGCGCCCCTACTACCTCTCCATCGGCCGGGCCGTCAGCGGCCTGGTGCTGGACGGCCGGGTGCCCACCAACACCCGCCTGCCCGCCGAACGCGACCTCGCCACCGCCCTGGGCGTCAGCCGCAACACCGTAACCGCCGCCTACTCCTGGCTGCGCGACAACCGGTTCCTGGACAGCCGGCAGGGCGCGGGCAGCTGGACCGTGCTGCCCGACTCCGGCACGGGGGACCCCTCCCCGTCCCCGTTCCTGTCCGGGGCCGCCGAGCACATCGACCTGGGCGTGGCCGGGCCCCCGGCGGTGGAGGGCCTGCGCGACGCCGCGTTCCGGGCCGCCGAGCAGCTGGCCGCGCACGTGGGCGGCCTCGGCTACTACCCCCACGGACTGCCCGAGCTGCGCCACGCCATCGCCCGCCGCTACGTCGAACGCGGCCTGCCCACCACCCCCGAGCAGATCTTCGTCACCAACGGCGCCCAGCAGGGGGTGGCCCTGCTCCTGGACCTGCTGGTCCAGCCGGGCGACGAGGTCCTGGTGGAGTCGCCCACCTACCCGCACGCCCTGGACGCGGTCCGCCGCAGCGGGGCCCGGGTGCGCACGGTGGGGGTGACGCCGCAGGGCTGGGACATGGAGTACCTGGTGGACGCGTTCCGCCAGTGGCGGCCCTCGCTGGCCTACCTCATCCCCGACTTCCACAACCCCACCGGCGCCCTCATGGACGACGACGAGCGGCGGGTGCTGGTGCGCGAGGCGCGCCGGGCCGGGGCCCACCTGGTGGTCGACGAGTCGGTGGCCGAGCTGGCCATCGACTCCGGCGACCTGCCGGCGCCCGTGGCCGCCCACGACACCGACGGCCGCGTCATCACGGTCGGGTCCGTGGGCAAGCTGCTGTGGGGCGGGCTGAGGGTGGGCTGGATACGCACCACCCCGCCGATGGTGGCGCGGCTGATGGCGGTGCGCCAGCGCTTCGACCTGGCGGGTGCGGTGCTGGACCAGCTCACCACCACCCACCTGCTCGCCGACGTGATGCGCATCCGCGCCGAGCGCAGCCGCTGGCTGCGCCGCAACCGCGACGCCCTGCTGGCGGCGCTGCGCGACCGGCTGCCCGACTGGCGGCCCAACGTGCCCGGCGGCGGCCTGGTGCTGTGGGCGGCGCTGCCCCAGCCGGTGGCGAGCGCGCTGTCGGCGGCGGCGGTCCGGCACGGGGTCCACCCGGCGGCGGGGCCGGTGTTCGGGTCGGACGGAACCCTGGAACGCTACCTGCGGCTGTCCTACACGCGGCCGCCGGACGTGCTCGCCGACGCCGTGGACCGGCTGGCCGCCGCCTACGCCGAGACCCTGGCCCACCCGGTCCAGCCCCACGGCCGGCTGTACGTCTGA
- a CDS encoding glycoside hydrolase family 15 protein, protein MGVSRVPGWIEDYAMIGDMQTAALVGRDGSIDWACLPDFDSSACFAALLGDEQNGNWTLRPADGEPRATRRRYRGDTLILESEWDTETGTVRVIDFMPPRGGAPHIVRIVEGISGRVTMCTELRLRFDYGHVVPWMHRTGSELVAIAGPDAVWLSTPVNLQGHNFTHDTTFTVSAGQRVPFVLTWHPSQVEESDHLDAEKALSRTERFWEKWVSQCTYDGPYREAVIRSLIVLKALTYRPTGGIVAAPTTSLPEEIGGVRNWDYRYCWLRDATITLEALIRSGYTDEALAWREWLVRAVAGEPQLMQIMYGIRGERRLTEWEADWLPGYEGSRPVRIGNAAVGQYQLDVYGEVMDVLHLARRTGIRGGDYLWGLQRSLVNYLEWCWDEPDEGLWEVRGPRQHFVHSKVMAWVAADRAVRSIEEFGKEGPIERWKALRDTIHAEVCEYGYDPQRNTFTQYYGSKELDAALLLIPEVGFLPYDDPRVIGTIEAVRKDLMVDGFVLRYRTDLENSADQLPGDEGAFLACSFWMANALLSIGRQDEARDLFERLLALRNDVGLLAEEWDPRIGRQVGNFPQAFSHVPLVTTALNLADRQGGWRAE, encoded by the coding sequence TTGGGGGTGAGCCGCGTGCCCGGCTGGATTGAAGACTACGCAATGATCGGCGACATGCAGACCGCCGCGCTGGTCGGGCGCGACGGTTCCATCGACTGGGCGTGTCTGCCCGACTTCGACTCCTCCGCCTGCTTCGCCGCCCTGTTGGGCGACGAGCAGAACGGCAACTGGACCCTGCGCCCCGCCGACGGCGAGCCCCGGGCCACCCGGCGGCGCTACCGGGGCGACACGCTCATCCTGGAATCGGAGTGGGACACCGAGACCGGGACGGTCCGGGTCATCGACTTCATGCCGCCCCGCGGCGGCGCGCCGCACATCGTGCGCATCGTGGAGGGCATCAGCGGCCGGGTCACCATGTGCACCGAGCTGCGCCTGCGGTTCGACTACGGGCACGTGGTCCCGTGGATGCACCGGACCGGCAGCGAACTGGTCGCGATCGCCGGACCCGACGCCGTCTGGCTCAGCACCCCCGTCAACCTCCAGGGCCACAACTTCACCCACGACACGACCTTCACCGTCAGCGCCGGCCAGCGCGTCCCCTTCGTCCTCACCTGGCACCCCTCCCAGGTGGAGGAGTCCGACCACCTCGACGCCGAGAAGGCGCTGTCGCGGACCGAGCGGTTCTGGGAGAAGTGGGTGAGCCAGTGCACCTACGACGGCCCCTACCGCGAGGCCGTCATCCGCTCCCTCATCGTGCTCAAGGCGCTCACCTACCGGCCCACCGGCGGGATCGTCGCCGCCCCCACCACCTCCCTGCCCGAGGAGATCGGCGGCGTCCGCAACTGGGACTACCGGTACTGCTGGCTGCGCGACGCCACCATCACCCTGGAGGCGCTCATCCGTTCGGGGTACACGGACGAGGCGCTGGCCTGGCGCGAATGGCTGGTCCGGGCGGTCGCCGGAGAGCCCCAGCTGATGCAGATCATGTACGGGATCCGGGGCGAGCGTCGGCTCACCGAGTGGGAGGCCGACTGGCTCCCCGGGTACGAGGGGTCGCGGCCGGTGCGCATCGGCAACGCCGCCGTCGGCCAGTACCAGCTGGACGTGTACGGCGAGGTCATGGACGTGCTGCACCTGGCGCGGCGCACCGGCATCCGGGGCGGCGACTACCTGTGGGGGTTGCAGCGGTCCCTGGTCAACTACCTGGAGTGGTGCTGGGACGAACCCGACGAGGGGCTGTGGGAGGTGCGCGGGCCGCGCCAGCACTTCGTGCACTCCAAGGTGATGGCGTGGGTGGCGGCCGACCGGGCGGTGCGCAGCATCGAGGAGTTCGGCAAGGAGGGGCCGATCGAGCGGTGGAAGGCCCTGCGGGACACCATCCACGCGGAGGTGTGCGAGTACGGGTACGACCCGCAGCGCAACACGTTCACGCAGTACTACGGCAGCAAGGAGCTGGACGCGGCGCTGCTGCTGATCCCCGAGGTGGGGTTCCTGCCCTATGACGACCCGCGGGTGATCGGGACGATCGAGGCGGTGCGCAAGGACCTGATGGTGGACGGGTTCGTGCTGCGGTACCGGACGGACCTGGAGAACTCGGCCGACCAGCTGCCGGGGGACGAGGGCGCGTTCCTGGCGTGCAGCTTCTGGATGGCGAACGCGCTGCTGTCGATCGGGCGCCAGGACGAGGCGCGGGACCTGTTCGAGCGGCTGCTGGCGCTGCGCAACGACGTGGGGCTGCTCGCCGAGGAGTGGGACCCCAGGATCGGGCGGCAGGTGGGGAACTTCCCGCAGGCGTTCAGCCATGTGCCGCTGGTGACGACGGCGCTGAACCTGGCCGACCGGCAGGGCGGCTGGCGCGCCGAGTGA
- a CDS encoding alpha/beta hydrolase has product MITTREWGLAGGPNGSGRLAARAWAPAEGEPSWLAVLVHGYGEHLGRYEQVAADLVAAGAVVYGADHRGHGGSSGERVLIEDYAEVVQDVHRVVTQARTAYRSLPLVLIGHSMGGLIASRYAQTHPEEPTALVLSGPVLGRWEVLEALSAAEEIPDVPIDPATLSRDPAVGEAYVADELVWHGPFKRATVDAMLTEIDRGLAAGSLGDMPLLWVHGSDDRLVPLSGTLTGIEAVLGSDFTARIFPGARHEVFNETNRDEVIGEVVRFARRFTG; this is encoded by the coding sequence GTGATCACCACACGGGAATGGGGACTGGCGGGCGGGCCGAACGGTTCGGGGAGGCTGGCGGCCCGGGCCTGGGCGCCCGCGGAGGGCGAGCCCTCCTGGCTGGCCGTCCTGGTCCACGGGTACGGCGAGCACCTGGGGCGGTACGAGCAGGTCGCCGCCGACCTGGTGGCCGCCGGGGCGGTGGTCTACGGGGCCGACCACCGGGGACACGGCGGCTCCTCCGGCGAGCGGGTCCTCATCGAGGACTACGCGGAGGTGGTCCAGGACGTCCATCGGGTCGTCACCCAGGCCCGGACCGCCTACCGGTCGCTGCCCCTGGTCCTCATCGGCCACTCCATGGGCGGCCTCATCGCCTCCCGCTACGCCCAGACCCACCCGGAGGAGCCGACCGCGCTGGTGCTGTCCGGCCCCGTCCTGGGCCGCTGGGAGGTACTGGAGGCGCTGTCCGCCGCCGAGGAGATCCCCGACGTCCCCATCGACCCCGCCACCCTCTCCCGCGACCCCGCCGTCGGCGAGGCCTACGTGGCCGACGAACTGGTCTGGCACGGGCCGTTCAAGCGGGCCACGGTGGACGCGATGCTCACCGAGATCGACCGGGGGCTGGCGGCGGGCTCGCTGGGGGACATGCCCCTGCTGTGGGTGCACGGCTCCGACGACCGCCTGGTGCCGCTCTCCGGCACCCTCACCGGCATCGAGGCGGTCCTCGGCTCGGACTTCACCGCCCGGATCTTCCCCGGGGCCCGACACGAGGTGTTCAACGAGACCAACCGCGACGAGGTGATCGGCGAGGTCGTGCGGTTCGCCCGCCGGTTCACCGGCTGA
- a CDS encoding YczE/YyaS/YitT family protein, producing the protein MITPVLPRPRLRRLVRLYVGLTLYGLSVALLIESDLGAMPWAVLDQGLALRTGLSIGTWTIIVGALLMLLWIPLRQKPGLGTLSNVVMIGATADLFLWLLPETGVLWIRVAGLLLGILACALATGYYIGAELGPGPRDGLMTGLAARGLSVRLARTVIEVAVVITGFLLGGTVGVGTLVFAVAIGPLTQIFLPLFRMSENLPETPIRSANQ; encoded by the coding sequence ATGATCACCCCGGTCCTGCCCCGGCCGCGGCTGCGCCGCCTGGTGCGGCTGTACGTCGGCCTGACCCTGTACGGGCTCAGCGTCGCCCTTCTGATCGAGTCCGACCTGGGGGCCATGCCCTGGGCGGTGCTGGACCAGGGGCTGGCCCTGCGCACCGGGCTGTCCATCGGCACCTGGACGATCATCGTCGGCGCGCTGCTGATGCTGCTGTGGATCCCGCTGCGACAGAAGCCCGGGCTGGGCACCCTGAGCAACGTGGTCATGATCGGCGCGACCGCGGACCTGTTCCTGTGGCTGCTGCCCGAGACCGGCGTGCTGTGGATCCGCGTCGCCGGGCTACTGCTGGGGATCCTGGCGTGCGCACTGGCCACCGGCTACTACATCGGCGCGGAGCTGGGCCCTGGCCCGCGCGACGGGCTCATGACCGGCCTGGCCGCCCGGGGGCTGTCGGTGCGCCTGGCCCGCACCGTGATCGAGGTGGCGGTGGTGATCACCGGGTTCCTGCTGGGCGGCACGGTGGGCGTGGGGACACTGGTGTTCGCGGTGGCGATCGGCCCCCTCACCCAGATCTTCCTCCCCCTGTTCCGGATGTCCGAGAACCTCCCGGAAACACCGATCCGATCGGCGAATCAGTGA
- the moaA gene encoding GTP 3',8-cyclase MoaA, which produces MLADSYGRVATDLRVSLTDRCNLRCTYCMPPEGLEWLPKPELLTDDELLRLIDIGVTRLGITEVRFTGGEPLLRRGLPAIVAGTAALRPRPHTALTTNGIGLARMAPALAEAGLDRVNVSLDTLRPDVFETLARRRRFDDVVEGMAAAAEAGLTPVKVNAVLMRGVNDGEAADLLRYCIEHGYELRFIEQMPLDAQHGWRRDDMVTADEILARLETAFDLAEADPGTRGSAPAELFRVLGHTFPDGREATVGVIGSVTRPFCGTCDRVRLTADGQIRNCLFAREESDLRTPLREGATDAEIAERWTAAVARKFPGHGIDDPGFLQPARPMSAIGG; this is translated from the coding sequence GTGCTGGCCGACTCCTATGGGCGAGTGGCGACGGACCTGCGGGTCTCGCTCACCGACCGGTGCAACCTCCGCTGCACCTACTGCATGCCCCCCGAAGGCCTGGAGTGGCTGCCCAAACCCGAACTCCTCACCGACGACGAACTCCTCCGCCTCATCGACATCGGCGTCACCCGCCTGGGCATCACCGAGGTCCGCTTCACCGGCGGGGAACCCCTGCTCCGCCGCGGCCTGCCCGCCATCGTCGCCGGGACCGCCGCCCTGCGCCCCCGCCCCCACACCGCCCTCACCACCAACGGCATCGGCCTGGCCCGGATGGCCCCCGCCCTGGCCGAGGCGGGCCTGGACCGCGTCAACGTCTCCCTGGACACCCTGCGCCCGGACGTCTTCGAGACCCTCGCCCGCCGCCGCCGGTTCGACGACGTCGTCGAGGGCATGGCCGCGGCCGCCGAGGCAGGGCTCACCCCGGTCAAGGTGAACGCGGTGCTCATGCGCGGCGTCAACGACGGCGAGGCCGCCGACCTGCTGCGCTACTGCATCGAGCACGGCTACGAGCTGCGCTTCATCGAGCAGATGCCGCTGGACGCCCAGCACGGCTGGCGGCGCGACGACATGGTCACCGCCGACGAGATCCTCGCCCGGCTGGAGACCGCGTTCGACCTCGCCGAGGCCGACCCGGGAACGCGCGGCAGCGCCCCGGCCGAGCTGTTCCGGGTCCTCGGGCACACCTTCCCCGACGGCCGCGAGGCCACCGTCGGGGTGATCGGCTCGGTCACCCGCCCCTTCTGCGGGACCTGCGACCGGGTGCGGCTCACCGCCGACGGCCAGATCCGCAACTGCCTGTTCGCCCGGGAGGAGTCCGACCTGCGCACCCCGCTGCGCGAGGGGGCCACCGACGCCGAGATCGCCGAGCGCTGGACGGCGGCGGTCGCCCGCAAGTTCCCCGGGCACGGCATCGACGACCCGGGGTTCCTCCAGCCCGCCCGGCCCATGTCCGCGATCGGCGGCTGA